GAGTaaattgtagaaatttattttgattagAACCTCATGcatggataaaataaaatccatGACATACGTTGTTAGAAACCCAAAGCAACGCGctattttccatttatttttatcgaataattGAGTTAATTGTAATGGACTTTAACAGCCAGTAAAATAATCGCAAGATAGATGAgaatacttaaaaataaaatgcacatTACACATTGTCAACAAATTTGTGTATCGCGTATTGGTAATTTCTCATTTCTGAGCGTGTTTTGTTGAAGAGTTCTTTTTAAACAAGTGGGATTTCATATCAAACAATTGATAAGCGGATAATTTGAGCTCACTTCCCTTCGTTGAGATAGAGCTTTTGAACTCAGACTTACCGTTAGCTAGTACCGAGGTCTCGGTTTCCACACTGGAAACCGCAACGATCACCAGACGATGGCCAAATCTGCCTGCTGAAATTACACAAAAAACGATACAATATTAAAAAGGTTGTTCAATTGAtgtcgatttctttttctacaaatatttcattctgAGGCGAGCAATAAGAGATAATGATCTGAGGAGCAGCTGCGAATTAGTGATCAATGCGTGTACTACAAGTTTAACAATGATTGTTCAAAGTGGTATGACGTTACAACTATAATAGATAATacatttacaatatatttctcATCTATATCAGCTTTGCACGGTATAATATAGTCAACATCGATGTTCGGATactatttacatattttttctttttcttcgtagTTTCTTCCTAGGATTAGatttaatattacaaagaaatgGGAGTATAATTATCCTAAGTGGAGTCAAAATGACTCATATAAGAGTGCAAATCATTCTCTGAAAAATTCCGTTCATTGCGTAGAAGCAATACAAAAATaggaaaattgtataaaacgCTTCTCCATGAGCGTTTCATGCAAAGACTATAATCAAGAAATATACGAATAACATAAATTTACTGTTTTCCTACGAATCTTGGGTACAAGAAGCAAAATTGTGactgtaaaagaaaatatataatgatATCATTTACTCGCTTACAGTTAACTTCGCATGACTTTGTACTGATCATCGTTTCTCATATtcaatgaaaaacgaaaaaggaactgaaataaaatcaagTCAACTTTCTCAActcctttttcaatttcgtatcTCTGCTTGTTGAAgtctgtaaaaattattttgtacacaACAGACAcacttttaattttcatactttACCGTCTATTGCGGTTTTGATTATAGGTGAAAGACAAATAttattgagagaaatttttttattgaaaatcgagGATGTGTCACCAAGATTTGACGAGCTTCTACAACTTCAACATCAATTGACCTTGTTTCAATATCGATGCTAACTTTTCAGATTTACTGCGCTCGCATAAGAAAAGAAAGGCGATTTGTCCTCCTTTCCCAATTCATGTATAATCCTAATATTTGCCGTGGGgggaataaatgaatttgaaaagcatTTTTTATCCCAAAGCGACGATGACCGATCAATAGTAAAAAACTATAAGCGTGTTTTCGGCATTGGAAAATAAGATGCCCAAATCTAGGACTAGCTTATACTTTTATGACACCTCTTTCAgctttataaaaaaaaaaaaaaaaaaaacgtattgaCGTGTCAGTGGCCAAATAGTTGACGATTATAAAGAATAATCAAcagaataatgaaaagaaatttaactGTGCACAATTACATTATTAAATAGCTAATAATGAGACAACTGtaagaccaaaaaaaaaagtgaaatatataTGAGAACAAAATATTCGCATAGCATAGATTGTAAGTAATCTGAAACAGAGTGACGAAAAGTCAGTGACAAGTTTTGTTGTGTTTGAAAAGTGACTCTGAGTGATTCACCAGACAGAAAAATGGGCCCGAACAGGTTTTATTGACTCCAGGCGAAACTCGGTAAGACCCGTGCGAACAATCGTATGCATGACGTAAATCGTAACCGTGATTATCAAGCAGGTATGACGTCATGAAAACGATCAGAGCCGGCATGCACTAGCGAACTCTGAGCATACTCTGAGCATAGCCTGAGACCATCAGAGGCAACTCTATAGGGAATAAATGCAGAAATCTACCGCATAAGACTCGTTAGATTTTTCGATCACGCCTTTAATTGGGCCAGGTAACAAACGATCGTCATTTTTTTGCGTCCAACGGCGATTGCGATTGGTGGAAAGGTCGCCGCAAAGCACGCTGGGGCTGCTCGGAGCACGTTGAAAAACAACCGAACGTAGATGCAGACTCGATTCAACCGACCGCGTAAATAAATGCAGTTTTTCGAACCCATAATTAATGACACCTACCAATCGGATCGGAGCGACGATCGAGATACGTAATGTAACGAACCGTAGCCGTGGGGCGATTAGATCAGCTGTTGATTGCACGAATTGAAACCGCGTGCCATTGAAGCAAGGAGACGCGGGGAAGAAACTGTCACACACgggagaggaggagaaggtGCGGAAAAGCGGTGACCGCATGTTTTCCTCTTGTCGTCTGCAATACGCGCGATAATAAGTCGAGGGTATTGTTTCGTGCCCGGATGATCGCGTTTCTTGGAAACGGCGTATCGATCGCGCAAACCCGAGGAGGAGGCCCCGAGGTCGCCTGAACGATCCGCGACGGCAAAATTAGGTTAAGCTCGGTCCTCCGAATTATTCCTGTCGAAGAGTAGCCTGCTTGTAGTCATCGTTATCCGCGCGTCATTGATTTTGCCCGCATTTGGTAAGCCTCGGGATGCGAAATCGGGAGGCGAGGATTGGCAGAGACTCACCGATAATTCAGAGCCGGGTTGCATCCTCGGTCAGATGTATATTTGTTGACACTGGCACTGGCACTCATACACCCCACAAAACTGCCATTTTTATCCTTATAACACAAGATTCACCACTCGACACCACCGCTGCTCGATTGTTTTTCCGAACTCCCAAACGGGGTTAGGCCCCCTTTAAAATACACCTTGCTCGTCGTTCGTatgtgggtgtgtgtgtgtgtgttttcttttttctttcttacgcTCGCCCCCCCTCCGCTCTCTAAcagttaaaaaatatcgtcgCTCATTCTCTACGTTTCTCTGTGTACAGTCTGGGTACTACGTGCATTTGACGAGACGTTGAAAAGCACCGATATATCGAGTACGCTCGGCTGCCCCGCTGAGCTACGTACACGCCGCAGGGATCAGCGCCATATGCCGGAAGTACGTGATACTAGACCCGCCGCGAAATACACGGCGTCGTCTGCTACGTACGAAAGTTACCGTCAATACGCATTTTTTGACGTGTATGCTTGATTTCCGATCAAGAAATCGGTCGGATTTGGTCTAGCATTACTCATTTCGCGACATATTGTCGCGGATTTATTGcagttttaataaaaatttcgtaattgTCAAGATGGAGAATTTTTCCGCCGTCAAGTTGCCCGGCCTGAATATCGATTGTCATTATTTATATCGTACGTTTCCTCTTCAGTCATCGATtcactttttacattttacatttttacagTAATGAGAGAAATAAGTTTAGTTTATTATACGGTACTTTAGGCTTTCCCATATGTGATCATAGGTGTATAAGGGAGTCGTCGATCGAAGAGAATGACGGATAGCCAGCAGCAGTTCTGCTTAAGGTGGAACAACTTTCAGGCAAATATCACCAGCCAGTTCGAGGCCCTTCGCGATGACGAGGATTTCGTCGACGTTACCTTCGCCTGCGACGGCAGACGTCTTCAGGCCCACAAAGTCGTACTCTCCGCCTGCAGTCCTTACTTCAAGGAGCTGTTCAAGGTTAGATCATGCCACCACCTTCAACGTCACCTaccactaatttttttcccgatgAGAAAAAGCCGATCGGTGCATGTCGCCGTCCTCCGCACGCCATGGATCGTTCGGCTTTACCCTTCGACCCCGTCATGAGTCTGCTTTACCATTTTTATCATTCCTGTCGTTTCGTTACACAACGACAGTTTATCCTTATTTTCATCCCCTTTTCACCCTACAAATTCATCCCATCTTTTTCATAGCCAACCGATGCATCTTTCCACTCTCTGGCCAAATCCACCAACAGCTAATACAAATCTCCAAAGATACCTTGCAAGATGCGAATCGGACGCAACGTATTTCAAAATGTCGACGTCGATTCGTTCGCCTAATCGTCATTGGTaacagaaatttattttatcttcgACTCGTCCTTATGGTCTGGATAACgttgtttgtaatattttttacacaggCGTATGATTTTTCTCGACAGACTTGAAGGCAGCCTCGCATATCTAACGGCACATCAGCCTTtggataattttcttttcgttcgtACGGTATTCAGAATTCGTCGAGTAAATCGTGAGACTGTGATATTATAGCGAAGAAACTTTTATGCGTCGTAGTCGCATATTTTTGTCTTTAAAGAAAACCTGAGTTTACAGCGTTTGGTCATTgcaaagtaattttaatttgcaAACATCCAAATTGAACAGCTTGATTAGTATTgtcgttttccatttttttttttttttcaattttttttctttagagAGATTATTCGATGACGCCGACATTACCTTCTGTTATGTAACAAACAATATGGTCAGATATGAGCAGTACCGCCTCGGAATCATTTGTGGGACACTTTTTCAGAGTAGTCAATACCATATGACGTAAAAAATCGTCTCGCTGGAGTATCGCAATTAATTGCATATACTAAAACCACATAAATTACGATTGAAACGTATCCTCAAAATCAAAGCGATGATAAATTTAaggtttttttcaatttttgtactaATTTAAAACCAgatattgtatttttaatttatttatttatacttgtTAAATTATTGACCATTATAAACTTGCGTTTAAATGGAATCGTGTTTAATATTtctttatatatacatataatgcatgaatttttattttccaaggCAACCATAAATTACGTAACAGATGCTGAAGTCTCACTCGTCATACTTAAAGACTTGTCGGAATtcctttgaattttcaagcACTTGCACGATACATGTAATTGGCGTTATACCCATTATTACCAAACATCTTATTTCTAATATggtatatattaaatatttgcGCAACTGGTATAATGCAAATGAAgcattgtattatattattatgttgTATTTTATGCATTGCATTgttttgtattatacatatttatatacaggTATCTGTATACCTGTACCAGTTTTACTTTTGGCCATTTTGTATTTAACCTGATTTGTATCACCTAgtcaagttttttatttaatttctttttacgcAACACTTTCTAAATCTGCATCATCAGGTATTCAGACAAAAAGCAATATACAGTATCATCGACATTTCTCTGACTAAAATAGTTAGATGAGTATATATTTTGAGagagattttcaatttatacatCTGCAGTCCACCGAGAATTCTGTGGTTTTCCTAATTTGTAGTTACccaatatgaaaaatattcgtatcATTTTCTAATCATTCTAATTTCATTAAGTGCCTTGGCATTGTTATTCATCAGTGTTCTGTAGTAATGGTAATGGGGTAATACGCGATATCATTCAAAGCAGctcaattttcaagaattggtctgtataaataagaaattcaCTAGTTTCTTCAATTgtaattggataaaaaattgtggatACAGTAATCTGCAGAGAACATCAAAGTAAAAGCCGTTCTCTAAATATAGCAGTATTATCCTTGATCAGGCATGTATGGAAttatacagaaatattttacaattacgTAATTTGGGAAAAATCCAACAATATATAGTCATTTACCATGACGTGTCTTCTTCGTTTTGACATACGCAACagatgtttttctttctatgtataatatttaaatacatttcATTCAACgatcaatttcaaatcaaagCAATAAGTCATTGATTGTAGCAGTCTCAGTTTCCTATCAAATTTTAAAGATGTGCGTTGAATTATCAATGCagtacaattatttacaagGAATGTTTTTGTACCGGAATTAATATCAATATCAATATTCTTAGAACCAAGTATTTTCATTCGcgcaataaaattaaaagattTAACACTATGGACAGCGAATAAGTAATATACGTTTCGGCTTTAGGAGAATTATTGTTTATACGAATGTGTGCTTGTGAATATTCTTACGTGCATACGACAACTATTGATGCGTAACAAGAACAACATCCAttgcaaattattttgtttatagACAAATCCATGTAAACATCCGATAATCTTCATGAGGGATGTCGAATTTGAACATCTGCAGTCGCTGCTGGAGTTCATGTATGCAGGAGAGGTAAATATCTCTCAAGCGGAACTGCCCACCTTTCTGCGCACCGCTGAATCTCTTCAGATCCGTGGCCTCACCGACTCTCAGAGTAATCGACACAACAACGAAAAGGTATTTCATCCCTTAGTTTTGTCTTggtttgtaaaaaatgtttagaatctgaaatataatataaataaaataataaattgaaattggtttACCCAACAACGAATATTTATTCTTACTACGTACACAAAATTCTTGTCAATTATTCTATggtttcatttcaataatgattttatccGTAGCACTCAAAGACTAATAATATCCATGCGTCAAACGGCCGTGGCCTGATCTCACCGAGCTTGGATGATGAGCGCAGTAAGAGTCCACTGGCAACGAGTCCTCCGCCGTTGAAAAGGCTGTGCAAACGAAGTGATTCACCTCAAAACTCTAGTCCAATACCTACGGTGCCGGCAGGCGCCACTTCCACGCAACGTTCTCGTCCGCCGATCGAACCACACGTTCAGCTTGATTATAAAGATCTCGATATTGTGGAGGTGTGTTATCTTACGtgggacgttttttttttttcacaaaaaatgcAGTTTTGCAAGCAAGCCTTAAGATGCGGCAAAGTACTTATTAGTAGTCTATGCGCAAAAATCAGGTAATATTCGTTGAGTTGTGTATCTATTTATTATTCAGCTGTACCGAAGGGCTTACATTTGTTAAAGTTACATTATTTTGAAGTACAATCGATCGTTGTCGAAAGTAGAAGATACCAAACACGATTTATTCGTAATGTGAAGCTTGGGACAATACCTGTTTAAATTTAACAAGTGACTGTTTGTAAAACATTGCCGAGTTTACGAAAACTCAGTTCAATCGAGAATTTACTACATTTAGATTTCGAAATGTAAAGAGATAATAAGGTagaatttcttaattttctatttcggacgaaaacgagaaaaaagagTTTTGCCAGta
The Neodiprion fabricii isolate iyNeoFabr1 chromosome 5, iyNeoFabr1.1, whole genome shotgun sequence genome window above contains:
- the LOC124183868 gene encoding protein bric-a-brac 2-like isoform X3, with translation MTDSQQQFCLRWNNFQANITSQFEALRDDEDFVDVTFACDGRRLQAHKVVLSACSPYFKELFKTNPCKHPIIFMRDVEFEHLQSLLEFMYAGEVNISQAELPTFLRTAESLQIRGLTDSQSNRHNNEKHSKTNNIHASNGRGLISPSLDDERSKSPLATSPPPLKRLCKRSDSPQNSSPIPTVPAGATSTQRSRPPIEPHVQLDYKDLDIVEPKVELPEYGSDDDCSTKPEINALPGGFLSLDGGMEVLPTYPSSYQGSGMDGGMAGPSHGAELNQEQQVAVGADGSCGASATSGGSGSGGTGPGDPWGGGAEAASGTWDSPRLCPLCARVYSNNSNLRRHLRSAHATATDLLELTSLQRRPPPPPPPPLSPPTSVDHRPTTIATAKTATSAILEHLQPASSFPLNPVHRQLYGDVRGTS